The window GAGATGTTTTCCCGCTCACCTTCCTCCCGTGTGAAAATACTCCAGGTCAGTTTACGCTGCTGGATTTTCTTGCCAGGCGTCACTCAGTGACTTCCGACACAGCCCCACGCGCTCGTCCCGTTCAACCCCACGCGCGCCCGGGGAACGAGCTCGTTTTACCTCCGGCCCCTTTTCGTTACCGACCGGCCGCTTCCCGAGGCCGCCCCTCCCTCTCAGGACAGGCCGCGGGGGGCGGGGGCAGCTCCGCCTCGCCAACAGCAGCGCCTCGGGGAGGCTGGCGGCAGGAGCCCCCCGGCCACAGGGacgggcccggccccgctcagGCACCGGGACGGGCACCCTGCGGGCatcggccccgccgccgggacCAGGGCGGCTCTGAGCAGCCCCGGCCGAGCGGAGAACCGCGGGCGAGGCAGGGCCGGCAGGGAACCGGGCAGGGAACCGGGCAGGGCACGGGCAGGGCACGGAGCCGCCCGGGCACGGGGCGAGATCTGCCGGCGGCCTGCCccgggagggaggagggagggagggaggaggcctgcccctgccccggcccctgcccctgccccggcccctgcccctgccccggcccctgccccggccccggccccggccccggcccccggagcccccccgccccccccgggccctCACCTGTGTCGGCGCGCGCCGCTCCCGCCCGTGCCGCGTGCAGCTCCCCGCCCTGCCCCCACCGCCCCGCCCGGCGCCGCCAATCAGCGCCCGGCGCCGCCGGCACGGCCGGCCAATGAGCGAGCGGAACGCGTCCCCGCCCAGCGCCGAGCcggccgccgggccccgccctTCTGCTCTCCCGCAAGCCTATCCCGTGACGGGGCGCTGCgcgcggggaggggcggggcgcggcgcgcGGCGCCCAATGAGAAATCACAGCGCGTCCCGCCGCGGCCAATCAGCGCGCGGCCAGGCCTTCACCTCAGGGCGGGCCGCGCTCGgcccccgggggctgggggtcccGGTGCTGCGGCCGCCTGTGTCCggcccgggggctgctgccggTGGCAGGGCCGCGGGGCCCCCTCCCGAGCCGAGGGGAGGCGTTgggctgcgggcggcggggccctggggctgtgcgcggcggggagcggccgggGCGCTGCTGGGCGCTGctgggcggcgcggcggggctcGGGCGGGCCGCGTCAGGGCTCCAGGCAGGAAGCGGGGCGGGAGCGTTTGGGGCACGTTTGCTTTCGGTTTCCTCAGCCCGGGCGGCTGCAGGGGGATGGCGGGTGAGTGCGGCCCTGCCGGCCCGCTGGGCCCGGGGCACCGCAGCGCCCGGCAGCGTGCGGGCTGGGGAGCCGGGCGAGGCCCCGTGCCAGGGACGCGTCCCCCCGGGGCGCTTTCCGCGGCTGTGCGGTAGCGGGGAGAggcggggggcggcccgggAAGCGCCCGGGGCTGGTGGAAAAGCTGTGGGGCGGTGGGGACACCCTCGGGAGCGCTGAGGGAAGAGATGGGAAAGAGGGGACGGCTGGGGAGGGCGGTGGAGCTGTGGCCTGCGGGGGCTCTGGGTGTTGACGTGGCCACCCTGCagaccaggagctgctgagggtgCGCGCGGACTTCGTGGAGCGTGTGCGGAAGCCGGTGATCTCGAAGCTTCTGGATGACCTCCTGGCCCACAAGGTGCTGAGCCAGGGAGAAGTGGATGAGGTGCAAGAAGGCAATGCAGTGACAGGTGACAAGGCCCGTTGCCTCATTGACGCTGTGCGCCTGAAGGGCTCCAAGGCCAGCCAGATCTTCATCGACAGCCTCAGGAAGCATGATCACACCTTGGTGGAGCAGCTGGGTCTGGCCACTGGCTCGGGTGAGAGACACGGGGCTGTGGCCTGCCCCAGCCGTGCTGAGGCGCTGGGCGCCtcctgcagggtgctggaggGAGACATGGGAGCAGCTGGGAGTTCCCAGTGTCACTGTGCTGTGGCAGTGGGTCCCCATTGCCATGCAGCGATGACAAGGCTCTTGGGGGGCTGTCCCCTGTGGGACTGAACAGGGACACCTGTGTGGCAGAGTCTGGTTCTGCTTGCCCACTCATGCCCTGTGACAGCCCCTGCTTGTCCTTCCCCGTGTAACCGCGGGAGTTTGTGTTTACAGGGTCCCCTGGTGTGCAGCCCCCTGTTAGCATCCAGGGCCAGCAGTGGATCCGGCAGTGCTCCCTAAGCGAGTACCAGCGCATCCAGGAAGCAGAGGGAAATCAGGTGCTGTGGGTGGAGGAGATGAGAGGAGGGCCGGAGCACAGACCTGCTGCCCACCAGAGTGGGCGAGGGCTACTAAGGGTCCTCCCTggcccaggagcaggagctctgGGGTGATCTCCCAGAGAAAGGGAGGTGTGGATGCTGTGTCCGTGGGCCTTCTCTGCACTGTTCCCAAGAAAATTCCCCTTCATCCACCCACAGCTGAgcaccacctccctccctcctcacaGATCTATCCCATACTCTTGCCACGGGAGACACGAACCCGTAGGGCTCTGCTCATCTGCAACACAGAGTTTGAGTACCTCAGCCAGCGAGAGGGGGCTGAAGTGGATGTGAAGGAAATGACgaagctgctggaggggctgggctACAGGGTGGACTTCCATGAAAACTTAACTTCCCAGGTAAAGGACTGTACAAAGCAGCTGGCACTGGCCCCACAAATGGTGTGGAGACCCTCGTGTGCAATGGTCATGGGGGGCTCAGAGTAGACATGGCTTTGGGGGATCTCAGGCACCATGGGAACAATTCTGTCCCTGGCTCCTGTTGACAGCTGGTGGCTGGATCTCCACACAGCTGATTACAGGAGTGTGATGCTCCTTCTGCCTTGTGGCTTGCAGGAGATGGATGTGGTCATGAAGGATTTTGCAGGTCACAAAGATCATTTGACCTCTGACAGCACCTTCCTGGTGTTCATGTCCCACGGACGTAGGACTGGGCTCTGCGGAACCAAGAGCAGAGATGAGACCACAGACATCCTTTCCCTTGACACCATATATGAGAACTTCAACAACAAGCACTGCAAGGCACTGATTGGCAAACCCAAGGTGGTTATTATCCAGTCCTGCCGTGGAGGTGAGTTCCCACTGTGGGGTGCCTGTCAGGTGAGCAAGCCAGACAGGCTCTCCCAGGGCAAGTCTGCCCCAAGCACGGGGTGAGGTTGGGGCACCCCACTACTGATGGCTGGCCCTATCTTCCTAGACAACAGTGGGGCGGTGCTGGTGTCTGACTCGGCCATCTCCAAGATGCCTGCTCTCAGCTCAGACAGCACGAACGCTGTAAAACAGCAATGTAGAGAACTCAGATTAATTCACCTGGAGAGTGATTTTGCCACTTTATATTCCTCCACACCTGGTAAGCAATTCCTGGGAGATAGTTCTCCTGTCTgaggggaggtgagggggaCAGGATTGCCATTCCCTGTGCCATGGGTCTATTCCACACCACCTCCTTGGGGTAGGTTGCCTGGGGGTCCTCTCCATCGGGTGTTCTGGCACGCACTGCCCTGGGGTTGGAGCAGCCTCTGGAGAGGGCAATGTGCCCTGATGCCAGGGTACACGGCTGTGCCAGGCCCTGAGCCCTGTCTGGgtgagcagcaccagggctggagCTTTGTGCCCTCCTGGCACACtctgagctggggctgctctcacCCATGCACTAGGCACCCTGGTGCTGCAATGCTCCCCAGAAGGGAAGCCTGCCTGGCTGCCTGCCCTCACCCCAGCCTCCTCACCAGCTCTGCCCGCACACCTTCCCCAGCCCATTTATCTCACCACAGCAActggctggggacagctgtCTCCTGCAGGGAGTCTTGCTAGGTCAGATGGCTCCAGGCCATGCCAGCTGGCACACATCAGGAgtgtggctggcagcagggtggACAGAGAGGCTTGAGGAGGATATATCGCAGCCAGCCTCCCTGGAATGCTCTGTCCTTTTCCCATTCTTTATCCTGCAGGACAGATAGGCCAAATACAAATATCCCAGAGAAGGTGACCCTGTTTCCTGCTGTAGCACCCAGTGTTAATCACTGTGGCAGTGGAGAACACCAGGGAAATGACACTTGGCATTTCTTGTCTCCCCAGATACCATCTCCTGGAGAAGCCCAGTAACAGGCTCCATTTTTATCCAGAGACTGGTAGAGCAGTTTCGAAGCCATGCCTTTAACAGTGACTTGCAGGAGTTGTTCCGAAAGGTGAGGCTCTGCAGTCAAACGCAGATGCAGCTACGCAGTGGTTAGAGATACTGCTCTGGGAGCAGGGCCCAGCTCCAAGCAGAGCTCTGGCCAGGGCAGGCTGTTCCTCTGCAGGCCTCAGGAGCAAACTCCTGAGGAAAGGGGCCCAGGCGCTCTGATTTGGCCTGGAAAATCAGCTGGATCTCCAGGGGTATCAGCATCACGCTGTGTGGTGGGTGTGTGAGAACCTGGAGTGTTGGTGCAGCCCATGGCACCCCTTGTGCCACCAGACACCTTCCTGGGAATGCCTCCTGATTCCCTACGGTGTTCCCATGCTGGGAAGGGAGTGTCCTCATTTCTCCCCATTCTCTCACCCCAGGTCCAACGTTCCTTTGAAGACTTCCCTAAGCAGTTGCCAACACAAGAAAGGACTACAATGCTCAGAAAGTTCTATCTCTTCCCAGGCCACTGATCTGCCTGCCGTGAGTATCTTCACCTCACACCTCTACAGCAGCCTTTTCTCTGTGGCCCAAACCTGGTAATCTTGtcagagggcaggagcagggataAATTCCCCATCTCTCCTGGCTTCAGACCACACAGCTTAGGCTGTATGTCCAAAGGACATGAGTACTGGTAGTAGGTGCCAGGCACTGGCCTGACTTGCTCCCCATCTCCCAGCTGGCTACAGGAGATACAGGCTACCAAAACAACTTCCTTGGGCACCTGTTTCAGGGGGGCGTCTTGGTCTAATGTTCTCcgatgagtttaaaaaaaaaaaaaagccatggaCAGAGAAAGTGTTTGAATTTTGGAGTGATACAGTAGAAGACTCAAACTCAAGGGGAACTCAGCTCCGCTTCAGAGCAATGCACTTaaggaaaatttccttttctgtccttggAGTAAAGGCCAAGAACTGTGTGTTTCTACAGAGAACAATCTCTGAACCAGTTCTTTTTGCCCTTTCCTCTAGGCAACCTCAGACTGGAATAAAATAGTCCATggtctcctctcctttccttttgtgGCCTGCAACCTCTGAGCAAAGTCTTGCCAGGGAGCAGCGGATGCCTGTCAGTAGAGCACTGAATGCAAACATGGCAACGGTGAAGAGATGTTAGTCAAGCAGAGCCTGTGAAGCATCTCCCCAGCAGTGACAGATCTCCGACAGCCACTTCCACCCTGTCTCTGACTCTACCTGTCATCTAATAAAGGGTTTTTAACATCAGACAGCACCTCTTCTTTGCCTCTAGCCTGTGGTGGGTGGATGGTCACTATGGCCAGCAGTAGCTGCTGTTGTGTTGCGTTCCTGCGGCCACTGAGCAAGGTGGGGGGGTGGAAATCAGAGGGGGTGCCCACCCTGGGGGTGGCTGGGCACATGTTGCCTGGGGCTGCCCTCCTGGAGGCCCCCGACTGCTCAGTGTGTATCTGCTCTCTGCACCACTGGGACACCAGgacccaggagctggacttgatgatccttgcgggtcccttccaatttggatattttaggttagatgttaggaagaacttctttactgaaagggttgtgaggcattggaacaggctgcccagggaagtggtggagtcaccatccctggaagtcttcaaaagacgtttagatgtagagcttagggatatggtttagtggggactgttagtgttaggtcagaggttggactaggtgaccttgaggtctcttccaacctagaaattctgtgattctgtgaaattctgtgattctatgacagCGTCTCCTCTAGTCCTTACCCGAGTTGTGCAAGAGCTATGGTTTGTCTTTTCTGGCACGAGGGGGATGCAACAACAGAGCTGCCTCATGCCCTGCTGTCCCTCGGCATCTCGAGTTTCTGCCCAGAGTCTGCATGCTCTCCAGGTTTCCGTCTCCTTTGGCTGAGTCCCTCAGGAAAGAAAGTGAATGCAAAGCCTTCCCTTACCCAGGCCACCAAGCCCAAAGCAGGGTGGGTGTCCGTGTTCCCACTGGTCCTTCCTTGCAGGCCCACAGCGTTGCCTTTCTCAGGAGGCAGCTCCCTCCATGTCCTCACACTGCCTGGAGGTGGAGGAAGGATGTGATTCCCTCTGGGAGCCATGAGGGTTCCTTAAACCCATGTCTAATGCCCCAGTCCCACCAGCGTCCCCTCAGGCAAGCCAGAGCCCATTTCTGTGCCCACCACTGCTCCCGTTCTCCTCCATAGCCACATCCAAACCGTTCTCTACCTTGGCATGGAGTCAGGTTTATTGCAAGTTCTGCAGCTCCACTACCAGGTGGTCTGGCAGTAAGGAAGGAGAAGaccctcctgcctcctcctagTGTCTGAAACACCGCAGTGCAGGCAGGCTGCGGCCTGGGCCAGTGCCACCAGTGTCCCAGAGAGCTTGCAGGAGAACTCAGAGGGATGGGCATGGAAATGTGTCTCAGCTCCGGCTCCATGTGTGCGGGGATGGCAGAAGTCCTAGGACTGCGAAGGGGGCAGCTGGTCCAGGATGAGCCCCTCTGCCCAGAGCCCAGGAGCCCTGCACTACTGCCCAGGGCTCCTCAGGTCTCACACAATGTTTGCAGAAACCCTGGTCCCCAGTGCTACGGTGGTGGCAGGAAATTGAGGACAGCGGTGATGAAGTCTTCAAATTTATCTTGATGGACTATGTGACCTGCACCTTCGATGAACTGGATATCTGCCTTGGGAAAGAGGCGCTGGATCTCTGGGTAGTCTTTGGAACTGCAGGACGAGTGAACACAAGGTGGGAGGTGTGGTCAGAGGCCTGTCCAGATGTCTGCCCTCACACTCCCCAAGCAGAGGGCTAGCCCAGCTCTGACCACATCTCCCTTCACTGCTAGGAaggcctggggctgcccccaggtTCCTCCTCGCTCTCCAGCATGCTGGTGTCACCGGCTGCTGGAGGCACAGGGCTCGCTCCAGGACCTCCCCCCTCCTGGGACTTCCTCGCaccctcagcagctgcagaggatCACGAGGGGTCAAGCCACAGACTTCTTTCCAGTCCCACCTGATATAGGGTGAGTTGGATCCTCCCAAAAAGAGTGTAGGGCCAGGGTACGGCTTGTGGAATACAGGAAAGCTCATGATATCTTCCAAGTGGTGGGAGATAGCCTCCAGGTTCACACGCCAGACATAGTGGCCCTCCACCTCCACCAGGTTGGTGAGAAGGAACTGCCTCAGCTGCGGGTGCTGCCACAAAAGGGGAACGTGCTGGTGGGTAACACGCTCATCAGTGAGAGCAACGCGCCCTCAGGATGTGCTGGCACCTTGCGTTGTCCCCTCCAGCCCACCCCGCATGCCTCACAGGCTCCGTGTGCCAAGTCCCCCAGTGCCCTGGCGGCCCAGCTGCACAGGCCAGCACCGAGCtagcaggagagggaagagcCCAGCAGCGACTGTGGTCCTAAAGCCCAGTGTCCCAGGGACAGGCCAGGAGCAGAAGCCCCATTCCAGCAGAAGGACTTCCCACCTGGACCACTGGACTCAGCTGACTGTCAGCCAGCTGGCGGGCTGCAGAGCGGGACAGACCAGCCGGGATGTTCACTGACTTCATGGCGGAGATGTAGGCAGAGAACTCGGAGACGAGCGTGGTTGAGACAGGGCTGATGTCTACGGAGATAAGGCGCTCCA is drawn from Aythya fuligula isolate bAytFul2 chromosome 20, bAytFul2.pri, whole genome shotgun sequence and contains these coding sequences:
- the LOC116497120 gene encoding caspase-1-like isoform X1 codes for the protein MADQELLRVRADFVERVRKPVISKLLDDLLAHKVLSQGEVDEVQEGNAVTGDKARCLIDAVRLKGSKASQIFIDSLRKHDHTLVEQLGLATGSGSPGVQPPVSIQGQQWIRQCSLSEYQRIQEAEGNQIYPILLPRETRTRRALLICNTEFEYLSQREGAEVDVKEMTKLLEGLGYRVDFHENLTSQEMDVVMKDFAGHKDHLTSDSTFLVFMSHGRRTGLCGTKSRDETTDILSLDTIYENFNNKHCKALIGKPKVVIIQSCRGDNSGAVLVSDSAISKMPALSSDSTNAVKQQCRELRLIHLESDFATLYSSTPDTISWRSPVTGSIFIQRLVEQFRSHAFNSDLQELFRKVQRSFEDFPKQLPTQERTTMLRKFYLFPGH
- the LOC116497120 gene encoding caspase-1-like isoform X2, with translation MADQELLRVRADFVERVRKPVISKLLDDLLAHKVLSQGEVDEVQEGNAVTGDKARCLIDAVRLKGSKASQIFIDSLRKHDHTLVEQLGLATGSGSPGVQPPVSIQGQQWIRQCSLSEYQRIQEAEGNQIYPILLPRETRTRRALLICNTEFEYLSQREGAEVDVKEMTKLLEGLGYRVDFHENLTSQEMDVVMKDFAGHKDHLTSDSTFLVFMSHGRRTGLCGTKSRDETTDILSLDTIYENFNNKHCKALIGKPKVVIIQSCRGDTISWRSPVTGSIFIQRLVEQFRSHAFNSDLQELFRKVQRSFEDFPKQLPTQERTTMLRKFYLFPGH
- the LOC116497120 gene encoding caspase-1-like isoform X3, producing MWITSSQLRSGTDILGGEPGLPAGINLLPNSLGASAMVRPHPSPEALQQTENRGSMKLHWRVGQQGRKKKIYPILLPRETRTRRALLICNTEFEYLSQREGAEVDVKEMTKLLEGLGYRVDFHENLTSQEMDVVMKDFAGHKDHLTSDSTFLVFMSHGRRTGLCGTKSRDETTDILSLDTIYENFNNKHCKALIGKPKVVIIQSCRGDNSGAVLVSDSAISKMPALSSDSTNAVKQQCRELRLIHLESDFATLYSSTPDTISWRSPVTGSIFIQRLVEQFRSHAFNSDLQELFRKVQRSFEDFPKQLPTQERTTMLRKFYLFPGH
- the LOC116497120 gene encoding caspase-1-like isoform X4 codes for the protein MWITSSQLRSGTDILGDVDVSLRTTTHGSAMVRPHPSPEALQQTENRGSMKLHWRVGQQGRKKKIYPILLPRETRTRRALLICNTEFEYLSQREGAEVDVKEMTKLLEGLGYRVDFHENLTSQEMDVVMKDFAGHKDHLTSDSTFLVFMSHGRRTGLCGTKSRDETTDILSLDTIYENFNNKHCKALIGKPKVVIIQSCRGDNSGAVLVSDSAISKMPALSSDSTNAVKQQCRELRLIHLESDFATLYSSTPDTISWRSPVTGSIFIQRLVEQFRSHAFNSDLQELFRKVQRSFEDFPKQLPTQERTTMLRKFYLFPGH
- the ABHD11 gene encoding protein ABHD11, which encodes MLRRLPRRPLPPPPAARSAVTAVPLSHAALGPAGPRPPLVLLHGLFGSRGSLQTVANALARRSGSQVLTLDARNHGGSPHSPVMTYEAMSLDVQQLLARLGVPKCILLGHSMGGKTAMALALQRPDLVERLISVDISPVSTTLVSEFSAYISAMKSVNIPAGLSRSAARQLADSQLSPVVQHPQLRQFLLTNLVEVEGHYVWRVNLEAISHHLEDIMSFPVFHKPYPGPTLFLGGSNSPYISSKDYPEIQRLFPKADIQFIEGAGHIVHQDKFEDFITAVLNFLPPP